A DNA window from Streptomyces canus contains the following coding sequences:
- the eccB gene encoding type VII secretion protein EccB, which produces MQSKRDQVQAHAFVMGRLTSGMLLADPDAPESPLARTTRGAVIGVVVAVIISAGAAVYGLISPGGNTSWRTSDTLIVNRDTGGRYLYIDGRLRPVRNYASALLIGGKKLTTTAVRTASLRGTPVGAPVGIPGAPDSVPAAKDLDGGAWRVCSSLGSAGTAVTTLVAGAPVDGRAVAEDQALVVTGPDKATYLVWRGSRLRLDKASGAAVSLGYDSVTPRPVSAAFLNALAPGAALAPPSMPGRGTAGPSLGGARGTVGRVYVVRVLGSAPKYYLLRKDGLVPLTAVGAALVLGDPSTREKAYGGHSPEAEQLSADVLGEHLASGDQSRSVSLGGLPDSPPRAASVPDDQAACARVESVNGLVRISTVLVPRGALAPVTQVEPGESAAACLPVDAVVVRPGRGALVRALGAGGTTLGDTTYFVAEDGVKYRVSSSDALKALGYADSDVVALPSPLLSMLPSGPDLDPGVAAGGGSATITPPACGNTSGGSGRSPSPAGRAPGT; this is translated from the coding sequence ATGCAGTCCAAGCGTGACCAGGTCCAGGCCCATGCCTTCGTCATGGGCAGGCTCACCTCCGGCATGCTGCTCGCCGACCCCGACGCCCCGGAGAGCCCGCTGGCCCGTACCACCCGGGGCGCGGTCATCGGCGTCGTCGTCGCGGTGATCATCTCGGCGGGCGCGGCGGTGTACGGGCTCATCTCGCCCGGAGGCAACACCTCGTGGCGAACCTCGGACACCCTGATCGTCAACAGGGACACCGGAGGCCGCTACCTGTACATCGACGGCCGCCTCAGGCCGGTGCGCAACTACGCCTCCGCCCTGTTGATCGGCGGGAAGAAGCTGACGACCACCGCTGTGCGCACCGCGTCCCTGCGCGGCACGCCTGTCGGCGCCCCGGTCGGTATACCAGGGGCCCCGGACTCCGTTCCGGCGGCGAAGGACCTGGACGGCGGTGCCTGGCGCGTCTGCTCCAGCCTCGGCTCCGCGGGGACCGCGGTCACCACACTCGTCGCCGGGGCCCCCGTGGACGGCCGGGCGGTGGCCGAGGACCAGGCGCTCGTCGTGACCGGCCCGGACAAGGCGACGTACCTCGTCTGGCGGGGCAGCCGCCTCCGGCTCGACAAGGCCTCCGGCGCGGCCGTCTCCCTCGGCTATGACTCCGTGACACCGCGCCCGGTGTCCGCCGCGTTCCTGAACGCCCTGGCCCCCGGTGCTGCCCTTGCTCCGCCCTCCATGCCGGGCCGGGGCACCGCCGGGCCGTCGCTGGGCGGCGCTCGCGGCACGGTGGGCCGGGTGTACGTGGTGCGGGTGCTTGGCTCCGCACCGAAGTACTACCTGCTGCGGAAGGATGGCCTGGTGCCGCTCACGGCCGTCGGAGCAGCCCTCGTCCTTGGTGATCCCTCCACTCGCGAGAAGGCCTACGGCGGCCACTCGCCCGAGGCCGAGCAGTTGAGTGCCGACGTCCTCGGGGAGCACCTGGCATCCGGGGACCAGAGCCGGTCCGTCTCCTTGGGCGGCCTGCCGGACTCCCCACCCCGGGCGGCCTCCGTGCCTGACGATCAGGCGGCCTGTGCCCGTGTGGAGTCCGTGAACGGGCTGGTCCGCATCAGCACCGTACTGGTGCCACGCGGTGCCCTGGCCCCGGTGACCCAGGTGGAGCCCGGGGAATCCGCGGCGGCGTGCCTGCCGGTGGACGCCGTCGTGGTCCGGCCGGGCCGCGGCGCGCTGGTGCGGGCGCTGGGTGCCGGCGGTACGACGCTGGGCGACACGACGTACTTCGTGGCCGAGGACGGCGTGAAGTACCGGGTGTCTTCCAGCGACGCGCTGAAGGCATTGGGGTACGCGGACTCGGACGTGGTGGCACTGCCCTCGCCGTTGCTGTCCATGCTGCCGTCGGGACCGGACCTGGACCCCGGAGTGGCCGCGGGCGGTGGCAGCGCCACGATCACGCCTCCGGCTTGCGGAAACACCTCCGGAGGGTCGGGCCGGTCCCCGTCGCCCGCGGGGAGGGCCCCGGGAACCTGA
- a CDS encoding WXG100 family type VII secretion target encodes MSDLTDGNIFVAYSSMQNGADDMVSQTKAIATTLSNLEAELGELKKTWYGSDADVYRQKQTAWDQAVHNMEQLLTSHAVLLTDISGNYKYSENSLSQMWSEVTIGR; translated from the coding sequence ATGAGTGACCTTACCGACGGCAACATCTTCGTTGCCTACTCCAGCATGCAGAACGGCGCCGACGACATGGTCAGCCAGACCAAGGCGATCGCCACCACCCTGTCGAACCTGGAGGCGGAACTCGGTGAGCTGAAGAAGACCTGGTACGGCTCCGACGCCGACGTCTACCGGCAGAAGCAGACCGCCTGGGACCAGGCGGTCCACAACATGGAGCAGCTGCTCACCTCCCACGCCGTCCTGCTGACGGACATCTCCGGCAACTACAAGTACAGCGAGAACTCGCTGTCCCAGATGTGGTCCGAGGTCACGATCGGCCGCTGA
- a CDS encoding type VII secretion system-associated protein → MADLTHLDANGLQTFVDNDVADFIDALKRIREDDSDVKSVHSAVAGYDSSDDEVGRNKFLVIGGLNTDAEPQGKALIDAVTSAAKGIDEFFSAQQSLFKNIDSDLRETIKTLLKTQQESLAGIKAQELLDVFSNLDSASSAGAGAGAVSGAGAGASAVSGTATTS, encoded by the coding sequence GTGGCAGATCTGACCCACCTCGACGCCAACGGCCTGCAGACCTTCGTCGACAACGACGTGGCCGACTTCATCGACGCTCTGAAGCGCATTCGTGAGGACGACTCCGACGTCAAATCCGTCCACAGTGCCGTCGCGGGCTATGACAGTAGCGATGACGAGGTGGGCCGCAACAAGTTCCTGGTCATCGGTGGCCTGAACACGGACGCCGAGCCACAGGGCAAGGCCCTGATCGATGCGGTCACCAGCGCAGCGAAGGGGATCGACGAGTTTTTCTCCGCGCAGCAGTCTCTGTTCAAGAACATCGACAGTGACCTGAGGGAGACCATCAAGACCCTGTTGAAGACGCAGCAGGAGAGCTTGGCCGGCATCAAAGCACAGGAACTCCTCGACGTCTTTTCGAACCTCGACAGTGCTTCGAGTGCTGGTGCCGGTGCCGGTGCTGTTTCGGGTGCTGGTGCTGGTGCCAGTGCTGTTTCGGGTACCGCCACGACTTCGTGA
- a CDS encoding AAWKG family protein (Members of this family are unrelated to eukaryotic Tcp10, although some members contain a repetitive region similar to a C-terminal repeat region of Tcp10.) produces the protein MTETDLWALAVKQFTGYPVPSRDTLFDPTKNQLFHVDFEHMKMQPVNLKEMGMGAIEGDDYDLVFYTSGGDGQHDGVKMVRTKIHFDGMPKDGLTGSTGPWASETSTIAQYIAGSRAALDTLLAEHTTSDFPVTNGLSVATTDVVDLKSFERMAQAFDRAKKFFEDRSSTLGQWEESLGEEQAAWKGQAAEVFRSLILQLHKNYEGYVHQLGGRGYRAGGSTVDGYTPSSRFGSALAAGQQWLYYTADSLRGTWDSWAEGAKHIPHRWLVDVLDELQQWLFQNNITQVNKHEVLATMITAGRETTWEPASTKYTTTGAFLQTHPSYGDLSNPDSWTKIADEAVKRWAAHTADTADPGARKALRELNNHWLAESEILAQPLTTSDTSPLAQSGAVDGTTESLGKALTDLNNNINDGMTDLNNNINDGMAGMSNGINDGMAGMSDGMTALNSGLNSGLNSGLNSAGAGLGGDLQNLNADTGAVQTTGSGGAGTTTQPDGSVTSSQLNPSVSSLTTPGGVMSSGTVDPGSAVTNADGSTSLLNPDGSVTTTFPNGTVQTTGSGGAGTTTQPDGSVISSQLNPSVSSLTTPSGGTTTLNPDGSLATTFPDGGFSLLNPATGKLTTTSRDGRTKSSTVDPGMAVTNADGSTSLLNPDGSVTTTFPDGTVQTIGSGGAVATTQPDGSVVSSQLNPSVGSLTTPSGGTTSLNPGGSLATHFADGSTQTVDPVTGAVTTTSPGGVTSSSTVDPGMAVTNADGSTSLLNPDGSVTTKFPDGTVQTIGSGGAVATTQPDGSVVSSQLNPSVGSLTTPSGGTTSLNPGGSLATHFADGSTQTVDPVTGAVTTTSPGGVTSSSTVDPGMAVTNADGSTSLLNPDGSVTTKFPDGTVQTIGSGGAVATTQPDGSVVSSQLNPSVGSLTTPSGGTTSLNPGGSLATHFADGSTQTVDPVTGAVTTTSPGGVTSSSTVDPGMAVTNADGSTSLLNPDGSVTTKFPDGTVQTIGSGGAVTTTQPDGSVTTTHLNGTPGGSSTVGSASLPAGGRSTVSLSDLSSVPAHTSGGSAASVLSSDNSGLKSAGGSSFEEYDSTPYTGGVLGAPTSGSTASTANAAGGGVPLNPMAMGGMGGMGAMGGMGGMGGMGGGQGSNNERVRNVLSDSDGASLRRSKSRSRAAGADEEEDVVFTRAGRPVTTSSPYSATGTPHGQGGQATESGARERANWTQEEEDVWGTDEGGAPAVIGR, from the coding sequence GTGACTGAAACCGACCTCTGGGCCCTGGCGGTAAAACAGTTCACCGGATATCCCGTGCCCAGCAGGGACACGCTTTTCGATCCGACGAAGAACCAGCTCTTCCATGTCGATTTCGAGCACATGAAGATGCAGCCGGTAAATCTCAAAGAGATGGGCATGGGGGCCATCGAGGGCGATGACTACGACCTCGTGTTCTACACCTCCGGCGGGGACGGCCAGCACGACGGCGTGAAGATGGTGCGGACGAAGATCCATTTCGATGGGATGCCCAAGGACGGTCTTACCGGTTCCACCGGGCCCTGGGCGTCCGAGACCAGCACGATCGCGCAGTACATCGCGGGAAGTAGGGCAGCCCTCGACACGTTGCTCGCGGAGCACACCACCAGCGACTTCCCCGTAACCAACGGACTGAGTGTGGCGACGACGGACGTCGTCGATCTCAAGTCGTTCGAGCGGATGGCCCAGGCGTTCGACCGGGCGAAGAAGTTCTTCGAAGACCGTTCCAGCACGTTGGGTCAGTGGGAGGAGTCCCTGGGCGAGGAGCAGGCCGCGTGGAAGGGGCAGGCGGCCGAGGTGTTCAGGTCGCTGATTCTCCAGTTGCACAAGAACTACGAAGGCTATGTGCACCAGCTCGGTGGCAGGGGCTACAGGGCCGGAGGTTCCACGGTCGACGGTTACACGCCCAGTTCCAGGTTCGGCAGTGCGTTGGCGGCTGGCCAGCAGTGGCTGTACTACACCGCCGACAGCCTGCGGGGAACGTGGGACAGTTGGGCCGAGGGGGCCAAGCACATCCCGCACCGGTGGTTGGTGGACGTGCTGGACGAACTGCAACAGTGGTTGTTCCAGAACAACATCACGCAGGTCAACAAGCATGAGGTCTTGGCTACAATGATCACTGCTGGGCGCGAGACGACCTGGGAACCAGCTAGCACCAAGTACACCACCACTGGCGCCTTCCTGCAGACCCATCCCAGCTACGGGGACCTCTCGAATCCTGACAGCTGGACGAAGATCGCCGACGAAGCGGTCAAGCGGTGGGCGGCTCACACCGCCGACACGGCAGACCCGGGTGCCAGGAAGGCGCTGCGCGAGCTCAACAATCATTGGCTTGCGGAGTCCGAGATCCTGGCCCAGCCACTGACGACCAGTGACACCAGCCCTCTGGCGCAGTCGGGGGCTGTCGACGGCACCACCGAGAGCCTCGGCAAGGCACTCACTGACCTGAACAACAACATCAACGACGGCATGACCGATCTGAACAACAACATCAACGACGGCATGGCCGGCATGAGCAACGGCATCAACGACGGCATGGCCGGCATGAGTGACGGCATGACCGCTCTGAACAGCGGTCTGAACAGCGGTCTGAACAGCGGTCTGAACAGCGCTGGCGCCGGGCTGGGAGGAGACCTCCAGAACCTCAACGCCGACACCGGAGCCGTCCAGACCACAGGTTCCGGTGGGGCGGGCACCACTACTCAGCCGGATGGTTCGGTCACTTCGTCGCAGCTGAACCCGTCGGTGAGTTCGCTGACCACGCCGGGCGGGGTGATGAGTAGCGGCACTGTCGATCCGGGGTCGGCAGTGACGAATGCGGACGGTAGTACGTCGTTGTTGAACCCGGACGGTTCGGTGACCACGACGTTCCCGAACGGGACCGTCCAGACCACAGGTTCCGGTGGGGCGGGCACCACTACTCAGCCGGATGGTTCGGTCATTTCGTCGCAGCTGAACCCGTCGGTGAGTTCGCTGACCACGCCGAGCGGCGGTACGACCACGTTGAACCCTGATGGGTCGCTGGCCACCACTTTTCCCGATGGCGGCTTCAGCCTCCTCAACCCGGCCACCGGGAAACTGACCACCACATCCCGGGACGGCAGGACGAAGAGCAGTACCGTCGATCCGGGTATGGCGGTGACGAATGCGGACGGTAGTACGTCGTTGTTGAACCCGGATGGTTCGGTGACCACGACGTTCCCGGACGGGACCGTGCAGACCATAGGTTCCGGTGGGGCGGTCGCCACCACTCAGCCGGATGGCTCGGTCGTCTCGTCGCAGCTGAATCCGTCGGTGGGTTCGCTCACCACGCCGAGTGGCGGTACGACGTCGTTGAACCCTGGTGGGTCGCTGGCGACGCACTTCGCTGACGGGTCGACGCAGACGGTGGATCCGGTCACCGGTGCGGTCACGACGACGTCGCCGGGCGGGGTGACGAGCAGCAGTACCGTCGATCCGGGTATGGCGGTGACGAATGCGGACGGTAGTACGTCGTTGTTGAACCCGGATGGTTCGGTGACCACGAAGTTCCCGGACGGGACCGTGCAGACCATAGGTTCCGGTGGTGCGGTCGCCACCACTCAGCCGGATGGCTCGGTCGTCTCGTCGCAGCTGAATCCGTCGGTGGGTTCGCTCACCACGCCGAGTGGCGGTACGACGTCGTTGAACCCTGGTGGGTCGCTGGCGACGCACTTCGCTGACGGGTCGACGCAGACGGTGGATCCGGTCACCGGTGCGGTCACGACGACGTCGCCGGGCGGGGTGACGAGCAGCAGTACCGTCGATCCGGGTATGGCGGTGACGAATGCGGACGGTAGTACGTCGTTGTTGAACCCGGATGGTTCGGTGACCACGAAGTTCCCGGACGGGACCGTGCAGACCATAGGTTCCGGTGGTGCGGTCGCCACCACTCAGCCGGATGGCTCGGTCGTCTCGTCGCAGCTGAATCCGTCGGTGGGTTCGCTCACCACGCCGAGTGGCGGTACGACGTCGTTGAACCCTGGTGGGTCGCTGGCGACGCACTTCGCTGACGGGTCGACGCAGACGGTGGATCCGGTCACCGGTGCGGTCACGACGACGTCGCCGGGCGGGGTGACGAGCAGCAGTACCGTCGATCCGGGTATGGCGGTGACGAATGCGGACGGTAGTACGTCGTTGTTGAACCCGGATGGTTCGGTGACCACGAAGTTCCCGGACGGGACCGTGCAGACCATAGGTTCCGGTGGTGCGGTCACCACCACTCAGCCGGACGGCTCGGTCACCACCACGCACCTCAACGGCACACCCGGCGGCAGCAGCACCGTCGGTAGCGCGTCACTGCCTGCCGGCGGCAGGTCCACCGTCAGCCTGTCCGATCTCTCCAGCGTTCCAGCCCACACCTCCGGCGGGTCTGCAGCCTCAGTCCTGTCCTCGGACAACAGTGGCCTGAAGAGCGCCGGCGGCAGCTCCTTCGAGGAGTACGACAGCACCCCGTACACCGGAGGCGTGCTTGGCGCACCCACCAGCGGCTCGACCGCCTCCACGGCGAATGCGGCCGGCGGCGGAGTGCCGTTGAACCCCATGGCGATGGGTGGCATGGGGGGCATGGGTGCAATGGGCGGCATGGGTGGCATGGGTGGCATGGGCGGAGGCCAGGGATCGAACAACGAACGCGTCCGCAATGTGCTGAGCGACAGCGACGGCGCCAGCCTGCGCAGGTCGAAGTCGCGGTCGCGTGCCGCGGGGGCCGACGAGGAAGAGGACGTGGTCTTCACCCGGGCCGGACGGCCCGTCACCACGTCATCTCCTTACAGTGCGACGGGCACTCCTCATGGTCAAGGCGGCCAGGCCACCGAATCGGGCGCCCGCGAACGGGCCAACTGGACACAGGAGGAAGAGGACGTGTGGGGCACGGATGAAGGAGGCGCTCCGGCGGTGATCGGACGATGA
- a CDS encoding YbaB/EbfC family nucleoid-associated protein: MNKGKGSGDDAAQEPVAPSASIEERLAQAMAELEATQEAVAKAETELRDASFTVRSRDRAVEVTVGHQGELTALRFLEGKYRNMSAGELAGSVLEAAERARTQMSRHVMETFQPFTQPSATAPELTGVDIDWAAIFGPSVQEEPQAVAGRHTRNRLRDEIGEDTEDEHDV; encoded by the coding sequence ATGAACAAGGGAAAGGGCAGCGGCGACGACGCGGCTCAGGAGCCGGTGGCGCCGTCAGCGTCGATCGAGGAAAGGCTGGCCCAAGCCATGGCCGAACTCGAAGCCACCCAGGAAGCAGTCGCGAAGGCCGAGACGGAACTGCGCGACGCCTCGTTCACCGTGCGCTCCAGGGACCGGGCGGTGGAGGTCACGGTGGGACATCAGGGGGAGTTGACAGCACTGAGGTTCCTGGAAGGCAAATACCGGAACATGTCGGCGGGCGAACTCGCCGGCAGTGTGCTGGAGGCGGCGGAAAGGGCCCGGACACAGATGTCCCGGCACGTGATGGAGACGTTCCAGCCCTTCACCCAGCCGAGCGCCACGGCGCCCGAACTGACCGGGGTGGACATCGACTGGGCTGCGATTTTCGGGCCCTCCGTCCAGGAGGAGCCGCAGGCCGTGGCCGGCCGCCACACCAGGAACCGGCTGCGCGACGAGATCGGCGAGGACACGGAGGACGAGCACGATGTCTGA